CGCCCGGCGCGGCCCGCGACATAATTCAATGCCATCAGATGTTCATCACGGCTGAAATCCGCCAGCGCGTCGGCCACCATAAACGGTTGGATATCGCGCATAAACGCGTCGGTGGCGGTGATCATGCAGCCGATGTGGGCGTAAACGCCGCAAATAATCAGCTGATCGCGGCCCGTCTCTTTCAGCGCGTGCTCAAGCGGCGAACGGTGAAACGCGCTGTAGCGCCATTTCACCAGCACGGTGTCGTCGGCATCCGGCGCCAGCGCCGCGACCACCTTTTGTTTATCAGGATGGTTATTCAGCCCCGGCCCCCACATGTCGTTCAGCAGCGCGCGATCGGCGTCGCTCTGATTATTGGGCTGCGCGGTGTAATAAACCGGAATACCCTGCGCCTTACAGTACGCTCGCAGCGCGGCGATATTCGCCACCACCTGCTCGATCATCGGGCTGTTTTCGCCCCAGAAATTAAGGAAATACTCCTGCATGTCATGAATGAGCAGCGCCGCGCGCGACGGCTCCAGCGCCCAGCTCACTTTATTTTGCGGGAGATCCGCCGCCGTGGGCAGCGTATAGGCGTTCAGTTTTGGGATAGCCATTTTCTTTCCTTACTCAGAGACGGGCTGACGCGCGGCCAGCCACAGACGCAGTTGTTTTTTATCCACTTTGCCGACCGGCGTGAGCGGCAGCGCATCGACGCGCTCCACGCGATCCGGCAGTTTGAAATCGGCGACGCCCAGCTCGCGTAAAAAGCGGCGGATCTCCACCGCCTTGATCGGGCGGGTGGTGACGATATACGCGCAGCTTTTTTCGCCGAGCAGGCTGTCTTCCATCGAAACCAGGCCCGCGTGGACGATAGCCTCGTGGCCGAGCAGCAGGTTCTCGATCTCTTCCGCGGCGATCTTCTCGCCCCCGCGGTTGATCTGATCTTTCTCGCGCCCCTGAACGGTGATGTAGCCCTGCTCATCGATGGCTACCAGATCGCCGGAGCAGTAAAACCCGTTCTCATCAAAGGCGCTGGCGTTGTGTTCAGGACTGTTGTAGTAACCGCGGAAGGTGTACGGGCCGCGCGTCATCAGCCGTCCTGTTTCACCGCGCGGCAGCGGGTTGCCGTTTTCATCCGCCACCCAGACCTCATCGTCCGGGCTCATCGGGCGGCCCTGGGTGGTGAAGATGCGCTCGTCCGGGTCGTCCAGGCGGGTGTAGTTGACCAGCCCTTCGGCCATGCCGAACACCTGCTGAAGCTGACAGCCGATCTCCGCAGGAATGCGCGCGGCGAGCGTGTCGGAAAGCCGCGCGCCGCCGACCTGCAACAGTTTCAGCGATGCCAGCTGGCGGTTGTCGCCCCACTCCTGAATGGCCTGCAGCCAGAGGCTGACGGCGGGCGGCACCAGCGCGGTGACGTTAATCTGGTGCGCCTCAATCAGCGGAAAGCAGAGCGTCGCGCTCGGGTCGCGCGCCAGCACCACACAGCCTTCGGCGAAGAAGACGCCGAGCGCGCCGGGGGAGCTTAACGGGTAGTTGTGCGCCGCGGGCAGCGCGCAGAGGTAGCGCGTTTCGCGGGTGAATGCGCAAATCTCCACGCTGCGGCGAATGCTGTAGTAGTAGTCGTTGTGCGTGCGCGGGATGAGCTTCGGCGTGCCGGTACTGCCGCCGGAAAGCTGGAAAAACGCCACTTCATCGGCGGCGGACGGCGTGAGGATAACATCCGCTTCAGGCTCTGAAATCAGCGCGTCCAGCCCGTCGCCGCGCAGAAGCGTCATACGCAGCGACGGATGCTGCGCTTTCAGCGCCGTGATATACGCGTCGTCGCTAAAGAGCGCGTGCTCGCGGTCGGCGATCAGCAGCGCCGGGACAATCTGGCGCGCGTATGCGTCAAGCTCGGTGCGCTGATGGCTGAACAGCGCGTTAACCGGCACCACGCCAATTTTCAACAGCGCGAAGAACACGATGTAAAACTCCGCCACGTTGCCAAGCTGCACCAGCGCGGTGTCGCCGCGCTGAAGCCCGCGACGCGCCAGCGCGCCCGCAAGACGTGTAGCTGCCGCATCCAGCTCGCGGTAGCTGTAGCGGCGCTCGCCGTCGATAAGCGCCGTCGCGGCACTCTGCGCGTGGCGGCTCAGAATATCGGTGAGCGGCAGGTCAAGCCAGTAGCCGCGGGCGCGGTAGCGCGCGGCGAGATCGTCCGGCCAGCGGGTGTAAGGGATCGTCATGCGTAAAACCTCAGTGAAGACCTAAAACGTGGAGCATGGTGGAGAGCTTGACGCCGGTTTCGCGCCACTCCGAGGCCGGATCGGACGCCGGAACAATCCCCGCGCCCGCAAACAGCCGCACCTGATTTTCCCGCAGACGCGCGCAGCGGATAGTCACCGCCCACTCGCCGTTGCCGTCGGCATCGCACCAGCCGACAATTCCGCCGAACAGCTCGCGATCGAACGGTTCCAGCTCGGCGATATACGCTTTCGCCGCTTCATGCGGGTAACCGCTCAGCGCGGGCGTCGGGTGCAGCAGGCAGGCGAGCGACAGCGCGTTGTCATCCGCAAAGCGCGTTTCGCCCTCGACGGGCGTCGCGAGATGCCAGAGCGTCGGCGTGGTAATCAGCTCCGGCGCGCCCGGCATCGCGAGGCGCTGGCTGCGCGGCGCGAGTACGTCGCGCATCGCCTGCGTCACCAGCTCATGTTCATGGCGATCTTTGGCCGAGCAGAGCAGCGCCTGGCCTGCGCTTTTATCCTGCGCCGCGTCGGCATGGCGGCGCGCGGAGCCCGCCAGCGGCAGCGAGCTGAACGTATCGCCGTCTTTGCGCAGCAGCAGTTCCGGGCTCGCGCCGAGCAGCGCGCCGCCGTCCGGCAGCGGCACATGGAAGTTAAAACTCGCGGGGTTTTGCGCCACCAGACGCGCCAGCAGCGCCAGGCTGTCCGGGGCCTGCCCGGTGGTGATATCGATAAGGCGGGAGAGGACGATTTTACTGACCGCAGGCGTCGCGGTCAGCGCGGCGGCGCGCGCCACCATCGCCCTGAACGTCGCCTCGTCCGGGAGCGCTTCACGGCGGATAACGCGCGGCGCGGCGCTGTTGTCGATAAGCGAATAACCGCCGCGCGCGGTATCGCTGTAGCTTTCAGGAATAAACAGCGCGGACGGTTTGCGGGTATCGAACGGAATAGCGCCGACGACGATGGGGCGCGCGATGCCCTGCCTGCGGGCGCGGTCGAACGCGTCGCGTAGCGCGGTCTGAAACACGCCGTGGCGCTCTGCGCCGTCGGCGGCAGGCGTCTCCAGCCGCGTAAAACAGCCGCGGGTGGTGAAACTGCGATAAGGCGACATGAAGAAAAAGCTGTCAGATGAAAGGGATGCGGCAGCGTCGCAGCGTTCCCCGGCCAGTGACGTATCCATGCGCTCCTCCTGTACCAAAAAGTGAACTGATAATTGTTATCATTTGTATTTGGAGGCGTAACCTAAGGCGAAATGACGGGGTTGTCAACCACAGGGGAGAAGTGGAGGCGAAAGCGCCGCTTGCATCCTGTCGGCAAATGATGAAAATGAGAAGCATTATTAACTCATCGTACAGGAATTGTAGCCGTGACGTTCACTTCCGCCCTGCGCGCCGTACTCGCCGCCAGCCTGCTGGTTTTAGGAATATCCTCAGTCTCACAGGCGGCGTCGTGGCCGCGTCAGGTTACCGACAGCCGCGGCGTACATACGCTTGAAAAAGCGCCGCAGCGCATTGTCTCTACCAGCGTCACGCTGACCGGTTCGTTGCTGGCGATTGACGCGCCGGTGGTGGCGAGCGGCGCGACGTCGCCAGGCAACCGCGTCGCCGACGACCAGGGGTTTCTGCGCCAGTGGGGTGATATCGCCAAAGCGCGTCATGTTGAGCGGCTGTATATCGGCGAGCCAAACGCCGAAGCCGTGGCCGCGCAGATGCCGGATCTGATTCTGGTGAGCGCCACCGGCGGCGATTCGGCGCAGGCGCTGTACGAACAGTTTTCCGCTATCGCGCCGACATTAATCATCAATTACGACGACAAAAGCTGGCAGGCGCTGTTAACGCAGCTCGGCGAGATAACAGGTCATGAGAAGCAGGCCGCCGCGCGCATCGCGCAGTTTGACCAGCAGCTCGCGCAGGCGAAAGCGCAGATGACGCTGCCGCCGCAGCCCGTGAGCGCGCTGGTTTATAACCCCGCCGCGCACGGCGCGAATCTCTGGACCGCCGAATCGGCGCAGGGGAAACTGCTCGGCCAGCTCGGCTTTACGCTCGCGCCGCCCCCTGCCGCGCACGGCCTCACCAGCATGGGCAAACGCCACGATATTATTCAGCTCGGCGGTGAAAATCTGGCGGCGGGGCTGAACGGCGAGACGCTGTTTTTGTTCGCCGCCGATGATAAAGACGCCGCGGCGCTGCTGCGCGATCCGCTGCTGGCCCACCTTCCGGCGGTGAAAAATAAACGGGTTTACGCGCTCGGCACCGAAACCTTCCGGCTCGATTACTACAGCGCCAGCCTGTTGCTGAAACGGCTTGAAGCATTGTTCAAACAGTAAAAGACGGGGCCGGATGGCCCCTTTTTTAATGCGGCGCGGGTTCCGGCGGCGGCTGGCGCAACCGGCGCAGTTCCGCCAAAAGCAGCGCCAGCGCAAGGGTAACGATCGCAAGCCCAATCCCGCCCACGCTCGCGGCGCTCACCGGCGACAGCCAGGCGCCCATACCGCCGAGCGCCGCCGCGCCGATGGCGTCGCCCGTGACGTTTTGCGCGGTCCACAGGCCGTTAATGCGCCCGAGCATGTGATCCGGCGTCCGGGTCTGGATAAGCTGGTACTGGATAAGCGAGCTCACGCCGCTCAGGTAGCCGAACAGCGTCAGGCAGATAAACGCCAGCGGCCAGAACGGCATCAGGCTGAATGCGCCGACGGCCAACAGCGCCAGCACCGAGGAAATCAGCAGCGTGCGGCCAGGGCGCGGGGCGTGCGCGAGCCCGCCGCTGGTGAGCGCCCCCAGCGCCGCGCCGAGCGGCACCGCGGCGTACAGTACGCCGATTTCGCCGCTCGCCATCTGCCAGTGGTTCGCAAGCGCGGGATAAAGCACACGCACCGCGCTCGCCATCGTCAGCAGCGCGCCGACCAGCGCCACGCCGCCCACGACCGGGCTTGCCGCAAGAAAGCGCAGCCCGTCGGCCAGCGCGCGCAGCGGATGCTGGCGTTGCATCTGCGGCGCGGGGAGCGCCGGGAGGGTGAGCAGCGGCAGGAGCGTGAGAAAAGTTCCGAGCGCCGCCAGCGCGTAGTTCCAGGCCACGCCGCCCCAGGCCAGCAGCACGCCGCCGAGTAGCGGCGAAATTACCGAGCCCAGACGCACCGTCAGCATGGTAATCGCCCCCGCCTGCATCAGGTTTTCACGCCCGACGATGGCGGGCGTCGCCGCCAGCAGCGCCGTCACGCCGATCGCCCCGAAAAACCCGTCCCATAACCCGAGCAGATAAATCGCAGTGACCGACGACGCGGGCAGCACGGCGTTGATCCACAGCCCGATAAACCCGAGGCCGCAAGTGGAACGCGCCAGCAGAATAAGCGTTTTGCGCTCATAGCGGTCGGCCAGCACGCCGCCGGTCATCAGCCCGATAAACATCGCCGCCCCGGTGAGCGTGACCGCCAGCCCCACCTGGAAGGGCGAGCCGGTGAGCGTCTGGATCTGTACCGGCACCGCCACGCCGAGCAGTCCAAGGCCGAGAATGGAGATAAAGCGCGCCAGAAAGACGGCGCGATAAGCGGGATGGGTTTTCAGTAACGAGAGGTTCAGTAACAGCGAATGTCGGT
This DNA window, taken from Cronobacter universalis NCTC 9529, encodes the following:
- a CDS encoding isochorismatase — protein: MAIPKLNAYTLPTAADLPQNKVSWALEPSRAALLIHDMQEYFLNFWGENSPMIEQVVANIAALRAYCKAQGIPVYYTAQPNNQSDADRALLNDMWGPGLNNHPDKQKVVAALAPDADDTVLVKWRYSAFHRSPLEHALKETGRDQLIICGVYAHIGCMITATDAFMRDIQPFMVADALADFSRDEHLMALNYVAGRAGRVVMTADLLPASEPDAPGSKAALRALVLPLLDESDEPEDDENLIDYGLDSVRMMALAARWRKAHGDIDFVMLAKNPTIDAWWALLSREPQA
- the fepB gene encoding Fe2+-enterobactin ABC transporter substrate-binding protein; translation: MTFTSALRAVLAASLLVLGISSVSQAASWPRQVTDSRGVHTLEKAPQRIVSTSVTLTGSLLAIDAPVVASGATSPGNRVADDQGFLRQWGDIAKARHVERLYIGEPNAEAVAAQMPDLILVSATGGDSAQALYEQFSAIAPTLIINYDDKSWQALLTQLGEITGHEKQAAARIAQFDQQLAQAKAQMTLPPQPVSALVYNPAAHGANLWTAESAQGKLLGQLGFTLAPPPAAHGLTSMGKRHDIIQLGGENLAAGLNGETLFLFAADDKDAAALLRDPLLAHLPAVKNKRVYALGTETFRLDYYSASLLLKRLEALFKQ
- the entS gene encoding enterobactin transporter EntS: MNRHSLLLNLSLLKTHPAYRAVFLARFISILGLGLLGVAVPVQIQTLTGSPFQVGLAVTLTGAAMFIGLMTGGVLADRYERKTLILLARSTCGLGFIGLWINAVLPASSVTAIYLLGLWDGFFGAIGVTALLAATPAIVGRENLMQAGAITMLTVRLGSVISPLLGGVLLAWGGVAWNYALAALGTFLTLLPLLTLPALPAPQMQRQHPLRALADGLRFLAASPVVGGVALVGALLTMASAVRVLYPALANHWQMASGEIGVLYAAVPLGAALGALTSGGLAHAPRPGRTLLISSVLALLAVGAFSLMPFWPLAFICLTLFGYLSGVSSLIQYQLIQTRTPDHMLGRINGLWTAQNVTGDAIGAAALGGMGAWLSPVSAASVGGIGLAIVTLALALLLAELRRLRQPPPEPAPH
- a CDS encoding (2,3-dihydroxybenzoyl)adenylate synthase, giving the protein MTIPYTRWPDDLAARYRARGYWLDLPLTDILSRHAQSAATALIDGERRYSYRELDAAATRLAGALARRGLQRGDTALVQLGNVAEFYIVFFALLKIGVVPVNALFSHQRTELDAYARQIVPALLIADREHALFSDDAYITALKAQHPSLRMTLLRGDGLDALISEPEADVILTPSAADEVAFFQLSGGSTGTPKLIPRTHNDYYYSIRRSVEICAFTRETRYLCALPAAHNYPLSSPGALGVFFAEGCVVLARDPSATLCFPLIEAHQINVTALVPPAVSLWLQAIQEWGDNRQLASLKLLQVGGARLSDTLAARIPAEIGCQLQQVFGMAEGLVNYTRLDDPDERIFTTQGRPMSPDDEVWVADENGNPLPRGETGRLMTRGPYTFRGYYNSPEHNASAFDENGFYCSGDLVAIDEQGYITVQGREKDQINRGGEKIAAEEIENLLLGHEAIVHAGLVSMEDSLLGEKSCAYIVTTRPIKAVEIRRFLRELGVADFKLPDRVERVDALPLTPVGKVDKKQLRLWLAARQPVSE
- the entC gene encoding isochorismate synthase EntC — encoded protein: MDTSLAGERCDAAASLSSDSFFFMSPYRSFTTRGCFTRLETPAADGAERHGVFQTALRDAFDRARRQGIARPIVVGAIPFDTRKPSALFIPESYSDTARGGYSLIDNSAAPRVIRREALPDEATFRAMVARAAALTATPAVSKIVLSRLIDITTGQAPDSLALLARLVAQNPASFNFHVPLPDGGALLGASPELLLRKDGDTFSSLPLAGSARRHADAAQDKSAGQALLCSAKDRHEHELVTQAMRDVLAPRSQRLAMPGAPELITTPTLWHLATPVEGETRFADDNALSLACLLHPTPALSGYPHEAAKAYIAELEPFDRELFGGIVGWCDADGNGEWAVTIRCARLRENQVRLFAGAGIVPASDPASEWRETGVKLSTMLHVLGLH